In the Paenibacillus pabuli genome, one interval contains:
- the pepF gene encoding oligoendopeptidase F has product MSQLLKRSEVPTEHTWKLEDLFADQKAWDQEYEEVTSLTKKASEFQGKLNKPESLKACFELEDEVSLKIERLFVYARMHQDEDTANPTYQNLSQKAQKLSVRVGEALSFVTPEILSLPDDQLDAFIADEKLSAFKFTLEEMKREKAHVLSKTEEALLAQVGNLSQAPQTIFSMLNNADLKFPKIKDEHGNEVELTHGSYIQFLENPNREVRERAFKAVYETYAKQKNTIAAALNANVTKNMFYANVRKYPSVMEMSLYGDNIPTDVYTNLVDTIHESLPLLHRYMDLRKKLLGVDQLHMYDLFAPLVDEYKMDITYEEAKQTVKDGLKPLGEDYAKALQAGYDDRWIDVYENENKRSGAYSWGAYGTHPYVLLNHKDNLNSMFTLAHEMGHALHSYYSDTTLPYRDAQYTIFLAEVASTTNEALLMDYLLNKSTDPKEKLYLLTYYADQFRTTVFRQTMFAEFEKIIHERAEQGEALTPQLLSEIYYDLNVQYHGDSMAVDKDIEMEWARIPHFYNSFYVYKYATGFSAATSFSKQILEEGQPAVDRYLGFLKSGGSDYSINILKKAGVDMSSPQPIREAMSVFKELIEQMEQLTK; this is encoded by the coding sequence ATGAGTCAATTGTTGAAACGTTCCGAGGTGCCAACTGAACATACGTGGAAACTCGAAGATTTGTTCGCCGATCAGAAAGCCTGGGATCAGGAATACGAAGAAGTAACGTCACTGACCAAGAAAGCCTCCGAATTTCAAGGCAAGCTGAACAAGCCGGAATCTCTTAAAGCATGCTTTGAACTCGAAGATGAGGTAAGTCTCAAAATTGAACGCCTTTTTGTGTATGCACGCATGCACCAAGATGAAGACACAGCCAATCCTACATACCAAAACCTGTCCCAAAAAGCGCAAAAGCTGAGCGTGCGTGTGGGGGAAGCTCTTTCCTTTGTCACGCCTGAAATTCTCTCCCTGCCAGATGATCAACTGGACGCTTTCATTGCAGATGAGAAGCTGTCTGCGTTCAAGTTTACGCTGGAAGAGATGAAACGTGAAAAGGCGCATGTCCTGAGCAAAACGGAAGAAGCTCTACTTGCACAGGTGGGCAACCTGTCCCAGGCGCCGCAGACCATTTTTAGCATGCTGAACAATGCTGATCTCAAGTTTCCAAAAATCAAGGATGAACACGGCAACGAAGTGGAACTTACCCACGGAAGTTACATTCAATTCCTGGAGAACCCTAATCGCGAAGTTCGCGAACGTGCCTTCAAAGCGGTGTATGAAACGTACGCCAAACAGAAGAACACCATTGCCGCAGCCCTGAATGCCAATGTCACCAAAAACATGTTCTATGCGAATGTTCGCAAGTATCCGTCCGTAATGGAAATGTCCCTGTACGGTGACAACATTCCAACGGATGTGTATACCAACCTGGTGGACACCATTCATGAAAGCCTGCCACTGCTGCACCGTTATATGGATTTGCGCAAAAAATTGCTCGGTGTGGATCAATTGCATATGTATGATCTGTTCGCTCCTCTGGTGGATGAGTATAAAATGGACATCACCTATGAGGAAGCCAAACAGACCGTCAAAGATGGCTTGAAACCGCTGGGCGAAGATTATGCGAAAGCATTGCAGGCTGGATATGATGACCGCTGGATCGATGTATACGAGAACGAAAACAAACGTTCAGGTGCATACAGCTGGGGTGCGTACGGCACACACCCATACGTCTTGCTGAACCATAAAGACAATCTTAACAGCATGTTTACGCTGGCACATGAAATGGGTCACGCTCTGCATTCCTATTATTCGGATACTACCCTTCCGTATCGGGATGCACAGTACACCATTTTCCTGGCAGAGGTTGCCTCCACAACCAACGAGGCGCTGCTGATGGATTACCTGCTTAACAAATCCACGGATCCGAAGGAAAAACTGTATCTGTTGACGTATTATGCAGATCAATTCCGTACGACTGTGTTCCGTCAAACGATGTTTGCAGAATTTGAGAAAATCATTCATGAGCGTGCCGAACAGGGCGAAGCCCTTACGCCGCAGCTGCTGTCTGAAATTTATTACGATCTCAACGTCCAATACCATGGAGACAGCATGGCCGTGGATAAAGATATTGAGATGGAATGGGCACGTATCCCCCATTTCTATAACAGCTTCTACGTTTACAAATACGCAACCGGATTCTCTGCGGCGACGAGCTTCTCCAAACAGATTCTGGAAGAAGGTCAGCCTGCGGTAGACCGTTATCTTGGCTTCCTTAAGAGTGGTGGAAGTGACTACTCCATCAATATTCTGAAAAAAGCAGGCGTGGATATGTCTTCTCCACAGCCAATTCGCGAAGCCATGAGTGTCTTCAAAGAATTGATTGAACAGATGGAACAATTGACCAAATAA
- a CDS encoding cold shock domain-containing protein, with the protein MKGTVKWFNAEKGYGFISVEGGEDVFVHFSAIQGDGFKTLEEGQAVEFEITDGNRGPQAANVTKL; encoded by the coding sequence TTGAAAGGTACAGTTAAATGGTTTAACGCAGAAAAAGGCTATGGCTTTATTTCAGTTGAAGGCGGCGAGGACGTATTCGTACATTTCTCCGCAATCCAAGGCGACGGCTTTAAAACATTGGAAGAAGGTCAAGCGGTAGAATTCGAAATCACTGATGGAAACCGTGGTCCTCAAGCAGCTAACGTAACTAAATTGTAA
- a CDS encoding LapA family protein, with protein sequence MKMQWTLIAGLVFALLTGIFAVINVDSVQVNLLFNTVQIPLILLILGCTLIGGIIVGSYGIFRQYRLQRENKQLKLRVTELENTASSYSSPGSSTTMESFETTVPDRIAETDSIQSGRKGNSADSL encoded by the coding sequence ATGAAAATGCAATGGACCCTCATCGCTGGTCTTGTTTTTGCACTTCTTACCGGAATCTTCGCTGTCATTAATGTGGATTCCGTGCAGGTTAACCTGCTGTTTAACACTGTTCAAATCCCTCTGATTTTGCTGATTTTAGGCTGTACCCTGATTGGTGGAATCATCGTAGGATCGTATGGCATTTTCCGTCAATATCGATTGCAGCGCGAGAACAAGCAATTGAAATTGCGTGTAACTGAATTGGAAAATACCGCTTCGAGCTATTCGTCACCAGGTTCCAGCACGACGATGGAATCATTCGAAACCACAGTACCGGATCGTATTGCTGAGACGGATTCCATCCAGAGTGGGCGCAAGGGAAATTCTGCAGATTCGTTGTAA